The window AGGATGCGGTGGAACTTCATAATCGACCAGAAATTGAGCAGGCGCTGCCGCATCCTCCTGGACTTCCCCTCCCCAATCCGCTCCTTCATCCCCCGAAGATCCTCCAGCACCAGAGCCGCTTTCATCCCCAGCGCCCAGGCGATCAGCGCCAGGGCCAGATGATGCCAGAAGTTCTCCACCTTCTCCCGGCGAATCCTTCGATGCTTGGAGGCGATCTTCTTCTTCGCCTTCGGGTTGTGCTTCCCTCTTGTCCCTTTGATCTCGCGCCGCAGATGGTCCCGGTTGACCTTCCCCACATACCCCGTGTCGATCTCCCGGATCTCGCCGGTGGAGGTCACAAAGGCCGTCAGATTCCCCTCGTTGCTGTCGATCCCGATCACCCCCTCCGGCTCATAGGGGATGTGATCCGGGAACTTGAGGGGGATGGAGAGGGAGTGGGCCGTCAGCGTCGGCTCCCCCATCCGCGCCCGCCCTGCCTTCCATTCATCCAGCAGCCGGCGATACTTGTGATGAGGGCGGAAGGTGAGGACGATGGGCTCCGGATCCCGGGGGGAGACCGGGATCGTGACGGTCAGGGTCTCGCCATCCCATTCGATTTTCACTGTCTGCCGGACCAGATAGATCGAGGGGCGCCGGATCTCCGGCCGGTCCGCCCGGGTCTTCCCTCTCCGCTGCTGGTTTCGGAAGCCGTGGACGATCCGGGCGCCGGATCGGATCGCCCCGTAGATGAGGTTGGAGTGGAGATCCGGATGCTGCGCGCGCAGGGAGGGGTAGAGGGCCTGGATGAGGGTGAAGGTGGCGGTTTTGCCGTTTTCCAGGGCGTAGTCGACGGTCTGCCGCTGGATGTCGGCGCAGGCCTCCATCAGGGCGCGGATTCTGGGGTGCTCCTCGAATCGGAATCGCAGGCAGACCGTCGGCATCGTTGCCGCCTCCATCATGATGATAACCCATCCGTCGCATGGGGAGAAGGACGGATCCAACTGCGTAACTTCTAAATAAATGATAAGCACGATGGGGGAGGGTTTGTCATCCCCCATCGTGTCAGGCAGATTCGCCCTCGGGCCGTCCAAGCGCCCAGGATGGATGAAGCAGGATCCCGTCGGCCTATGCGCCGATAGGCGGATCCGTGCGGACGGCTGGGGCAAACCCGTCGAACAGGTGTGTCCCGATTTTGTCGGGCTGGCCGCTTTGTAGGACAACTGCGAGCAGTTGTCCTACGATTCTGGGACACACCCCGTCGAACCGCTGGCCTCTCAGGAGCGCTTCAGTACCACCCAGGTCCGCACCGGTTTGTCATGCCAGCCTTGATGCTCCCGATCCAGGAAAACCCAAATGAACCCCAGATCGAACACGATGGAGGATAGGGTTTTCCCGATCAGCTCGCGAACCAGCATCGTTCCGAAACCAGCTGGGCGCCCATCCTCGCGCACCACCTGCATGCCCAGGATCCATTTCCCGATCGACATCCCCTGGCTCCACAGATAGAGTTGGAGCCCTACGAGGATCAGGAAGACTCCGCACAGAAGCAGGAGGCCCAATCCGCCAATGACCGCCTGTGCCTCCGGGGAATCCTGGCCGATCCGAGCGCCCAGCAAACCCATGGGGAACAGCACACCATATGCGGCGAGGCCGATGAGATATTCAATCAGCTGAGCCATAAGGCGACGGAAGGGAGAGGCCAGCTCGAAACGTCACGCTTCCATAAGCCACCTCCTGAGAATAGAGATTCGGATCAACGCACCAGGCGGATCCGCCAGGTGAAGCGGAACCAGTAATACACCATGGGGGTGTCGGGGTTGGGGCTGCAATCCCACGATTGGAACTCATAGCGGCTCAGGTAGACCTCCGCGGTGGCCTCGGCCCCCATCTCCCCGCGCTGTCCGCCCACCACCGGCCCGGCCAGCTCGTAGGGGCGCCGGACGGAGGCGTCCACGAGGATCTGCCGCAGCGGATATCCCTGCACGTTCCAGGTTTCGGCTCCCCAGCGCACCCGGTAGTGGGTGAGGCGGCTTCCGTTGGCGGCCGCATATGCGGAAGCCTGGGCGAATCCCATCTGGGACCACACCGCCGCCTGGGGGCGGGCTATGTCGTATTCCCTCACGATCTCCGCGGGTGGCGTCCCGGCAGGGGCGCACAGTTCCCATGTGGTGCTCAGATACCGGGCGATCTCCTCCGCCCCGGCCAGGGCCGCCGCGTCCGCCCCGGTGACCGCGCGGTGGCGGACGTAGCCGAGCAAAGCAAAGTTGAAGAGGACGGCGGCCCCGAGCACCAGCAGGAAGCCCAGGATGATCAACAGGAGCGTCGAGGCTCCTCGTTCCTCCCGCCACCACGCCCTCACCATCCGGACCTCCTCTCCCAGCGCATCCAGGCCGTGACCACCACCGGCGGCAGCTGGATGCGCTCATGAAGGCGGAAGGGCAACGGCACCTGGGGCGGCCGCAGGGTCACCTGGCATCCCCGGGCGTCTCCGCCTCCGAGGGGCCGCACCTGGGCGCCGGGGGCCCAGGCCCCGATCACCCGCTGGGCTGCGGCGACGCCGCTGGC is drawn from Thermoflexus hugenholtzii and contains these coding sequences:
- a CDS encoding RDD family protein translates to MASPFRRLMAQLIEYLIGLAAYGVLFPMGLLGARIGQDSPEAQAVIGGLGLLLLCGVFLILVGLQLYLWSQGMSIGKWILGMQVVREDGRPAGFGTMLVRELIGKTLSSIVFDLGFIWVFLDREHQGWHDKPVRTWVVLKRS
- a CDS encoding pilus assembly protein TadG-related protein yields the protein MVRAWWREERGASTLLLIILGFLLVLGAAVLFNFALLGYVRHRAVTGADAAALAGAEEIARYLSTTWELCAPAGTPPAEIVREYDIARPQAAVWSQMGFAQASAYAAANGSRLTHYRVRWGAETWNVQGYPLRQILVDASVRRPYELAGPVVGGQRGEMGAEATAEVYLSRYEFQSWDCSPNPDTPMVYYWFRFTWRIRLVR
- a CDS encoding TadE/TadG family type IV pilus assembly protein produces the protein MRGLRDERGAETVELIAGLPLLFLFVLVGWQLLAVGYTAMVASAAARECARQEAVGASGVAAAQRVIGAWAPGAQVRPLGGGDARGCQVTLRPPQVPLPFRLHERIQLPPVVVTAWMRWERRSGW
- a CDS encoding transposase: MPTVCLRFRFEEHPRIRALMEACADIQRQTVDYALENGKTATFTLIQALYPSLRAQHPDLHSNLIYGAIRSGARIVHGFRNQQRRGKTRADRPEIRRPSIYLVRQTVKIEWDGETLTVTIPVSPRDPEPIVLTFRPHHKYRRLLDEWKAGRARMGEPTLTAHSLSIPLKFPDHIPYEPEGVIGIDSNEGNLTAFVTSTGEIREIDTGYVGKVNRDHLRREIKGTRGKHNPKAKKKIASKHRRIRREKVENFWHHLALALIAWALGMKAALVLEDLRGMKERIGEGKSRRMRQRLLNFWSIMKFHRILEHKARFYGVPLVFVDPQNTSRACPVCGRVGERLRGRVLACPCGARMGRHEAAAVNIARRGIEFLEGLGLRGRGRWATPVAGPLASG